The following is a genomic window from Brachionichthys hirsutus isolate HB-005 chromosome 10, CSIRO-AGI_Bhir_v1, whole genome shotgun sequence.
CACGCATACAGCCTTTTGTCATTCAAAACTCCCTGTCTGAACACTTACAAGCTACAGCGTTTGGTGTTGAATAAGAACGGGTCAAATTTCCTCATACgttacaaacaaaactaaactaaatttCTTATACTTAACTTCAACATAAAGAATTCACAAAGCCAGATCAGTGTCTCTATGTAGCTGAGACAAAACCTCTGATTTCCTGTCATACAATGAAGCCTTTGATTTTCTTAGATTAAGGTAATTACACATCATTAATTTATCTATATTATTCtggctaaaagcagcagcatgacTCCAGTTGAAAATGTACAAATCTATAAATTGTGTCGCTGTGTTCTACGTTGCAATCATTTGTGTGGAACAGGTTTCTAGCTGGCTCTAGTGCAGAGACTGGCATTCTCTTCAATGTTTGGAGAGCTGGTTTCACAACTAGTCACTGTGCTCCAGCAGACCCGCCACCCACAGGGAATAGAAAGAAAGTGattgcacacacatgcaggaacaGCATGAGTATAAGATATTTTGAATCTGTGCACAGGTGAAAAGGCAAGGTGAAAAACTGTTGTGTTGTGACACTACAACCATAGGACAACACAGCCTCTGGAGCTATATCTGACataatttgtgttttattacctgcactTTGGCCTTCCTAGACCCCGGTACAGTGAAAGAGGGCAGATCGGCAGTACAGTGAGACTTGGGGAGAAGGTAAGGGTAGAACTCATCCTTGTACTTGATTTTGAAAATCTAGACAagatgaaacaaatgaaagacaaaattTGAACCTTACTTGGTCAGGTTTCCAACAGAagtctttattaaaaaaatgatttcagtAGAGCACTTATGTGCTAGCCTGTAAAATCTTATTTCGAACACTATGAAATTCAGGCCAAAATTGTGTAAAAGCAAATCCAGGCAGCTTTAGAAAGAGTGAGCATATCAGTGGAGTGTGACCTTGGTGAAGTTCCAGCGCTGGATGAAGTGTCGGGCTACATCCCTGGCAGCACTGCCATGAACCGCTGCAGACAGATCGCGCCATGGCATGCGAGGAACTTGAGTGCGGTTAATGTtatctggaaaaaataaataaagcaatccTTAACTCAGATTTAATAGAGAAGGAAGTActcagatattttatttatgaaagctagtaatgacaaaaaaattaCTAGTTATTGATAAATTCGTGTATTCATCACTGGGACTCATTTTATTTACTGAATTGTTGGATAGCACAATCCAAAACACCTTTCactgatttatattttatattattaatctGAACCTGTAAAGTCACTGAAGTTACCAAATCAATCTAGTGGAGTAAAAAGCGTCCTATTTGGAGTAGAAGTATGTCATAGCAGAACATTTcacgtgcatgtttgtgtgtgactggTGGAGATTTAATTTTCACACCTTCAAAGGGTTTGTCTAGTTCAACCCAGTCCTTCCTGATAAAGTTGCTGTAATCTTTGCCAATCCACAGTTTAGTGTTGCCAGTCAGATCAGGGTCCTGCTCTTCTGGCTTATCCTTTTCAGATGGATTTGGACCATCAGCCACACCATCGTTCTGGTTAAGAGAGACATGCCGATTCATAAACGACTGTAAACATATTCTTGCTTCATCTGTAAAGAATAAAATAGAGGATTCAACGTATTCTTACCTCTTCTTTGGGCCCATTGGCTGTGCCTGTCGAACCCAGGTCGGTGAGTCGGTACTGGCTAGTATCCCACCTGCCAAACGCCAGGTCAATGCCCCCGACAAAGGCTACCGTTTGATCGATGGCTACCATCTTTTCATGGTGAGCCCACAGGACCACCACGGAGGACAGGTCAGGGTGTCGCATGACCTGATGAACACGGGGTGTTTCAATTATTAAAGCGTGACCAAGGCCTCTCTCAGTTGCATAGCTATGGGCAAGCTTTAAAAAGATATGGAAATATGGCCAACCTTGATGTTTGGATGCATATTCATAAGAGTCTTCTTGCTGTGCTCGCTATTGATGCCGAGTGCGAGCTCCACCTCCTTgtacagcagaacacacacttTGACTCCTtgttcctgcaggaggaggtttCAAAGGGAGGTGACACCAGTTGGAAAAATTTACTAGTGTCTCCAAATGACAGAACAATTCCGTTAAAACAGCTGCCTCAACAACAAGGCAAGCACATTTACCATTCTGTGCATCACTTAACTCTGTCCGGGAAGGAACCAGAAACATACAAGCCATTCCTATTGCTACAACTAGCATACCGGTAAataatttgatatttttaaatgtatttaaattgtattaaaGAGAAGAATGAGGCAGAGGGAGTGGTTACTGCTTTGCGTTTGAGTATTTCATCCAGGCGCCAGTAGTTATCAGTTGCTGGTCTCTTCAGGAACACTTCAGGGCTGAGCCTGGAAGGAAAGAGcactaaaatatttatattgttCGCAGTAAAACTAGTTTATATGTAGCTAAATTAAGTGACCCTTTGTTTATCAGACCAAAGCCTCATCAACAAATCAAACATACCACCAGTCTGTGATGAAGATTTCTTCTTGGGCTTTTTCAAGAGCATCAGCGAGGTCTGCAAAGTAGCCACTTCCATTCACATACCTAAAGAAACCAACAACCATGAAAGTATTCCAGACAAAGTCTGAAggcagaacattttaaatcttaGGCAGACTGCACGTCTGACCATTTGGTGAGTGTGTTCTCCCGTGGCGGGGCAAAACCCTGGAAGCGTTGCACTTTGAGAAAGTCGCAGGTGTCTGCCAGCCGGTTGATTTCATGGCTCCACCAGTGAGCCTGTCTATAGCTGCTGCATTTGATGACCAGATtcctgaacaaaaacaaacaggccatgcatgtatgaaaaaaaaatatgtgcacTGATACCGGACGGATCAGGGCGAAGGGAACCTCGGTTCAGACGTACCGAGTGAAGTTCTCGAAGCAAACGCCATATCTGGTGTCTGTGTAAGCGCGGCCCACTTTCACTTTGAACTCTGGGTCAAAGAGCAGCACGAAGTTGATCCTTCCGTTGTCTCGGTTCATGTACATGAGGAAGGAGTCTTTCACCACCAGCCAGCGCCGTGACCAGCGGAAACAAAACTGATGATGGCCGAAGCAGTTTAGTCCTTGAATTCGATGACCCCCCGACCTCTTGAAGATGGGTCCCTCCCTAAGGCAAAATGACGTGTCCCACAATAAATCTCCATCGTGCACGTTGTCATTAACGCTACTTTCCCCATACTCAAAAAGGAATTTGCTTACAGGCCTTTGGGTCCAAGATCAGTGACAAAGGAAAGAGCACCGACAGAGAGGAATTCCAGctgaaagaaaagtaaaaggAGAAAACGTCACCCAGTTACGCATCACTCACATTTATGTGCGGCTGTGTTTTAAAGTTATTACCATGCTGTGATCATTTTTGCAGAACACGTTTTCAAGCAGGCCGTTCAGGTATTCCTCCAGGTATTTCTGCAAAAAacgtgtttttaaatgttacaaAAATTAACAAAAAGATATTTAtatcacaaataaaacagatattaTTGGCATATCTGAGCACTAGAATATTCCATTGTTCAGAATGTAAAATTAATGTATTGGTCAGCCAAAATAAGAGCCCAGGCTTCGCCGTTATGCACTTGATGCACCATCatctatgattttttttttctcataccATTTTGCTGGAGGTCCTTCTGGTTCGCTCCGTCCCATGCAGGCTGGGCATTTCCTCTGACATGGCTCTCAGCTGCTGTCTGTCCTTTGTAAACCtcgaaatgaaaatgtaatattcaataCAATGAAATCTAGTTTGCCTCGCTGCACCAGTCAATTCGCAGAAGTGTCAAAACTCACACTATATGTTGTAACTAATGAACAGCTTGATAACATGGTGCAATGGCGAACACCAACAGTGAGCCCGAAGTGGATAGCAAAGCTTTAAAGGGTGAGGTTTACATAATTAGCAAACTGATTCTTGATTTATGcctaaaaacatgttttctaaGGTTATACTGATCTTGAACTTTTGATTCTGACCAAAGAGTTTAGATTTGTCTGTGGATCTTGTGGAATGTTAAGGCTTTACATGTGGGTTAACGGGGCACCAACCTTCCCAGAGGCAGCAAGTGAAGCATCATCTTGTGTTTGTAAAGATCCCGATGCAGCTCCTGGAAGTGCTTGTATTTTCTCTTTACCGTCCAGTGGAAGTGGCCATGTGTTAGTTGCACTGTGTACAGAGTACCCACACGGACCTGGAGGGGtaacacagaaatatgttttaattattcattcacatAATCTTTTTCATCAGCAATCTTTTTAGCAAGTTCTGAGTAACACCACCTCAAATTCTAAAATAATAACTGGTTAGCCGTATCTTTAAACCAGATTATTATTTGGTGTAAACATGGAATTATAATGTCCCTCCAACCCCCCACAAATGACCCTGTTCCCCTCTGAGGTCAAAAAAGGTGAAGGGTTACAAGATCATCAGGACCTCCACCTTGAGAAAACCACGAACCTTGGAGCGAGTGGTGTATTTCTCCGTGTTGTCCACCCTGCATGCAATAGGCACACCAGGCATCAAGTAAGGTACGCCCTTCTCCTTTAGCTCGGGAAGATGGTGTACCACAAGGAAAGGACGGCCCTCTGTGATTGGGATGATCAGAACACTTCAATTAAAACGTGTATTCATTAAATACAGCCATCATAGCTTTAATGGGAACGTCATACATGAAGTTCaatgtttttataaaaaaaaaaagggactgCATCTTACCGCTGCTCGACATGAGGCCATCTATCTCATCTGGACTCAGATTGCGCAGGTCGTGCAAAAAGCGCCTTTGGCCCAGGTTTTGGGCCGCCGAGCTTCGAGCCTCCGGCTCAATGGCATCCTCTGCGCTGGTCATAACTGTTACTGCTGAGTCAGCTTCCCTAgagcaaacaaacaggaaataaatacaggTGTCACTATCCACCCCGTATGCAATGGCTACTGCAGTGCCCTCATGGGCAGATCCATGGGTGGGGGTTTAAACGCTCATCTTCGTTCTGCATCATGACAACTTCTACAGACCTGAAACCTTCACGagagaaacccccccccccccccccagtaaaacGAGGCTGCTGGACCACGGTCCAGTTCctctttaaagaaaactttGGTGACCCTTAGGAGGTGGAAACAATggtgtctgttagcaggatcacACAACCACTACTGTTCTGTAGAGAATTATCCACGTGTCTAAAAATCACAAAACTTTCACAAAATAGTGAAAGTTAttgtagtatttaaaaaaaaaaatgttaacaGACTCAGACTTCTAAAAAAGCAGCCATCACTTGAATGCGTCTTAAATTCCTGcgtgtctaaaaacaacattgCTGAGTGGACAGTTGTCGCCTGAAAAAAGGAATTCGGTCTTCATGACtcaatgtttcccacatttaaGAAGGACTGCATTCAACTGTCCGTTTTGTTCTAGTTGTTATGTCGTTTTAAAAGTCTACATATAAATGTTACTCTGGCTGTGGAGTTCGTAAACCCTtcaaaggtgtgtgttttttttttaagactccGCTGATTCCCTGGTTTCCTACAGCGTGACGTCAAAATACGTCGCATTCATTTCTCAGAGACAAATACATGATCAATAACACGATACTCACCCCGAGCTCAGACACCGCCGCGGATCAACATGTACAGCTAGTCCAAAATTAGCATTCAAGCTAACGGCAGAGATTTATTGCACGCCAGCCAGCACTTCCTCGTTGTCCCgggagacttcagtccctcccaTCTGTCCTTGcgggacagaaagaaaagggaatGTCCTGAAAAATGGCAGTTTGGCTACAAAAGGACAGGCCCTGCCCCTGTTGTGTCACATTTTAATCACCTTTGGAATTCAATTCAGTTGAATTTAATCATATTTGGAGGTAAACGTAGTTGGCGTCGAGCGAGCGCAACGATTTGTCCCACGTTTGCGCGGCTGCGTGTAGAGAAACAGGtgaaatgagacaaagacatgaagCACACATGAAAGACTTCCAGAGACAAGCCCAAACCGAGCGCCGTCAGGAATGCAGAAGGATCTCTTCTCTGGAGGGGGGGACAGGGGCGGTGGTTGGTGCGATACTTCGACCATTCAACCGGAATCTCGGAATATATCGCGAGACTTCAGCGCTTAGGAccctgtttgttttattgtgagaAATTAACTGTTTTTTACTATCGTTTTATAATTACTAATTCACTAGTTAAATTGTTCCACACGTGTTACTACGTCAGATcttattttttccctttcagaaaaGTTATCAAGtttaagaaaaacagaaatacaaagcacacaacacacatgaaTTAAAATCTTGTTAGCAAAAACTCTTGCACAGGTTTCAGGATTTTCTTTCTCATCCTTGAACTCAATTctgatttgtgtatttatatgcaAATACACTATTTGTGATAAACATCACAACCATCCATAACCTAAGCAAAAGCAACACGGTCTTCAGGGGCCGACAATATCATAGTTTTATTATTACACATCACACATTCTGTGTACAACTTCTCGTGACGTCAACTGTTGTGACGCTTTGGTGTATTTTAGAATAGGGCAAGGCTGTGATGAcatgcaaactgttcttgagCTAAGGAATTATTTACATGTCATTATTGCTGGGAACGAAAGTAGTTCCAACCACACCCCGATGAAATCGCAAAGTATCTTGGGATGTGAGTTGAAATCTGGACCCAATTAAGCTGGACAAAAAAGTGTCATGCTGCACTTTAACAGAAGTTCTTCATTTACAAAGAAAAAGTGCCTTGAAAATTTCTTTCAAATACCATAgatctgtttttagttttcctCCCTATCTTAAATGAGCTCCTTTAAAAGGTTCAGACCATGTTAACATATTGAGATATATTGTGTACTATATTACGGTATACAAATATGGTGTAGTACAAATAAACAGACTATTTTATTTAATGGTAAGAGTTCCTTCTCTACTTCAGTGTAGTACTTGTTCATACCACATAGAGGCGTTCAACCACCACAACAATTAAACCAAAGGTTGTGACCTCATTTTCAGCAGTACCTAGCGAGATTGAGCAGGATGATTTGTGAAagaaatcaatatttaaagTAACATCAAATATTAACTTATTTAACTTTACAGAaaattgtatatatttattagacatATATTCAATACatacataataaaaaatatggtTAAAAAACGAACTATTCACTGCATTTATCCCTTTGATTTCATGTCGACATACATACTGCCCAGATGCAACACAATTAGgccttaaatatatatataatataaaacttttttttttttattgattgctATTTCTGAATACAGTTTGGCACAATTAAGACACCATCATACATACAGATGTCATATCTTTGCTTTGAGGAATTCGTCCGTGTAccaagaaatacatttttcatacATGGTGACTTGCCTTGGCACGTCATCAGAACGTGCTTAAACACACACTATTAAGTCTTTGACATATGCAAATAATTATTAGACCTGTTCTAATGTTTAATTATTATGATAAGGATTTGGGTGATTGTGATTAATAACAAGAAATACTAGTTATGCAAAACATTACTTGTTTCCAGACAGTATCCGCTCTTTCAGTGTACAAGCACTAAAATGGAGCGCTTGAATGAAAACCATTTTGCTGTCTGACAGATCTCGACCAAGAAACGTGTGAGCCGTGTGAACACATTTAGATTTGTTGTTAAATGTCTCTAAATTAATCCGTGCTAATCCTTCATCTGAGCCTGGGACTGCGTAGACAGCATAGATCACAGTGACCCATGTTGAGGTTTCATCAgagcaaaatacaaaaacaaaaaacatatttttaactTGGgacatattttttgttttctccggGAAATGGAAATTCGGGTGCCTTGTTGAGGAATCCTGTTAAGAAGATCCCCAATGTGCCAAGGATAAAGAGGAGGATGGCAGCCCAGAAGCAAACCCTGTCAATCATCTTTCCGATCAGGACCCAGCTTTCAAtttcctgagagagagagagagagagagagagagagagagatagctAATCATGAAAACTGCCAACCTACAATCTGTTTATTAGGTGGATGAATTCTAAAGTAACTCACAGATCcaatgttattttgttgtcttGTACTCTCAGCAATGTAGTTGCAGGCGTCTACGCATTGCTTGATCTCAGGTGCAGCTTGTGCTAAACTCTTATACAGGTTGGCTGTGCTGCTGATGTCTATATTGTCCACTAGTGGGAAGGAGAAACTGACTATTAAAAAACAGCATCCCACCACATAAACTCAGTCAGATACAGGCATCACAACATTTCCTGGGCAGAATACGGTGCAATTATGACACGCAGATGAGCGGCTAGTTAAAGGAATGTGAATAAATGAGATACCAACAACTTGAAAATTTTTCATATGacatttatacaaaatatgaaatAAGGGGGAGGGGTAGTAAATACTTCAATATACTTGAATGATTTAAAACATGTCATCTTACCAATTGATCGCGTGAGACCATGCCTCTCTCGCTGTTTGTCAAACATCATTTCACTGCGAGGTTGTTTCAGTACGTATTCCTCTGCCCTCTGCATGAGGCCAAAGGAGCTCCGCCGCCGCTCTCGCACTCCGTTCGCCTCTGTCGTCACGTCACTGTCATCCACCAGAGGAGACATGCCTAGAAAGCGAGGCACCATTTCCAGGAACAGCTGCGCCGGcgtgggtggggtgggaggaCAGGGCTGTTTAGGCAGCAGTTATTTCATATACAGTAACGTATATCCCAATTCACCAGAAGTTTGGGCACTCTGTATAACATTATAAAACAGAATGCAatcatttcctgaagatttgTATGTCTAAAGTTGTACCACattaatgtaatttttttttaaataaatatatgcttATTATGCCTGCAATGTGTTTCAATAAATTTGGAACAGTGGCAACAAAAGATTGTGAAAGTTCCAGGATTCTAAAAAATCACTTGACAGGACAATATCCACAGGTGATGCTTCAAAAAAGAATGGGACAGAAATCTGCTTCAACAATTAATGCCATCCCTTCCCAAACACTTCCTGAGtgttgttaaaaatatatattcaagtGTTTTGAAAATTACGACATCAAATTCAGAAGGAGcatatatttattgaaaaaaaggCAACGTTGACAatttgaatataaaatattttttcattacCGTACTCTGCATTAAAATGCACTGAGGCAAAAAGAGAAGTTGGAAATCATggaattctgtttttattggcattttacaaaatgtcccaacttttttggggggaattGGGTTTTAAAAGGTTTGAATATATTTGACTCAACAGCGCAGGATGTACCTACGTGTTTAATGGCATGGGACATGGTGTGAGTGCTTGGGCTCCGCAGGGAGAAGTTCAGCACCACAATTTGGTTAGTTGCAATGAGAGTAGTGACACACATAACAAAGATCAGGTACCTGAGGAAGACATTATAGAACATCTGTGTTGAACAGGACATTCAAGCTGCACGTACCAAAGACAATGCCAGAGTTCACATCCTGACTCACTTGCCAATGAGAGGGACTGACAGAGATGTCTCGGGGATCTTCTGAGCAATAAGAAATACGAAGACAGTCTGAGCCAGCAAGACGGAGATGGACACGGTCAACTTTTGTCCGCCAGCTGTGACGGAGACAACAGAGATATAGGAAGAAGCGGACCACCCATCGTTTCCCTCTGGATTCTACACACAGAACATCTCGGATTGGGTCCTCAAACCTCTGCTTATATTACACTTATGGActctggccttttttttttaaatagttgcCAGTGAACCTGTGATGAATGAgtatttaattttgtgtttCAAAATGAGACCTGTAATAATGCTCCATCTGAAACAGTGATAATCTGTACTGTAATCCATTAGCTATACAGACCTTGTGCAGGAAGGAAGTAGGCCAGTACTACCAGTGAGGAGATGAGCGCGCAGGGAaggatgatgttgatgatgtaGAAGAGGGGCTTCCGTTTGATGATCAGATTGTATAAGATCTCTTGATACTCCAGGTCATCTGGGGAATACCGCGTGTTGAACACCTTCCTGGCAGGACGGTGAACAATGGCCCACTCACCATTTTCTGAGGAGTGATATGAGCATTAGCTGGGGTT
Proteins encoded in this region:
- the chrne gene encoding acetylcholine receptor subunit epsilon, with the protein product MTTANKFGIFFIIATLGSFLFRVQCNEEKHLIGDLFRNYYKNIRPVVHPDDKVDVQITLTLTNLISLNEKEETLTTNVWIEYAWVDHRLSWNASDYYDIDIIRVPSKSIWLPDIVLENNIDGKFDVSYYANALVRTNGFITWQPPAIYRSTCSIEITYFPFDFQNCTLSFRSQTYSANEVNLLLPSQETGETIEWVDIDPEAFTENGEWAIVHRPARKVFNTRYSPDDLEYQEILYNLIIKRKPLFYIINIILPCALISSLVVLAYFLPAQAGGQKLTVSISVLLAQTVFVFLIAQKIPETSLSVPLIGKYLIFVMCVTTLIATNQIVVLNFSLRSPSTHTMSHAIKHLFLEMVPRFLGMSPLVDDSDVTTEANGVRERRRSSFGLMQRAEEYVLKQPRSEMMFDKQRERHGLTRSIVDNIDISSTANLYKSLAQAAPEIKQCVDACNYIAESTRQQNNIGSEIESWVLIGKMIDRVCFWAAILLFILGTLGIFLTGFLNKAPEFPFPGENKKYVPS
- the pld2 gene encoding phospholipase D2 → MTSAEDAIEPEARSSAAQNLGQRRFLHDLRNLSPDEIDGLMSSSEGRPFLVVHHLPELKEKGVPYLMPGVPIACRVDNTEKYTTRSKVRVGTLYTVQLTHGHFHWTVKRKYKHFQELHRDLYKHKMMLHLLPLGRFTKDRQQLRAMSEEMPSLHGTERTRRTSSKMKYLEEYLNGLLENVFCKNDHSMLEFLSVGALSFVTDLGPKGLEGPIFKRSGGHRIQGLNCFGHHQFCFRWSRRWLVVKDSFLMYMNRDNGRINFVLLFDPEFKVKVGRAYTDTRYGVCFENFTRNLVIKCSSYRQAHWWSHEINRLADTCDFLKVQRFQGFAPPRENTLTKWYVNGSGYFADLADALEKAQEEIFITDWWLSPEVFLKRPATDNYWRLDEILKRKAEQGVKVCVLLYKEVELALGINSEHSKKTLMNMHPNIKVMRHPDLSSVVVLWAHHEKMVAIDQTVAFVGGIDLAFGRWDTSQYRLTDLGSTGTANGPKEENDGVADGPNPSEKDKPEEQDPDLTGNTKLWIGKDYSNFIRKDWVELDKPFEDNINRTQVPRMPWRDLSAAVHGSAARDVARHFIQRWNFTKIFKIKYKDEFYPYLLPKSHCTADLPSFTVPGSRKAKVQIVRSADRWSTGTCESSILNAYVHTIKNSEHFIYIENQFFISCADGKTVHNGIGDAIVERILRAHREQKKYRVFVVIPLLPGFEGDITAGGGNAIQAILHFTYRTMCRGEHSILHKLKDIEDRWNEYITFCGLRTHSQLSQSHVTELIYVHSKTLIADDRCYLIGSANINDRSMLGTRDSEMAVFVEDEERVPSVMGGEDYQAGPLTLALRKECFSVLVGASSDPRIDVDDPVSDEFFFGAWNATARQNAIIYDKVFKCLPHNCVRNKIDLKDYSGQERLCVTDPEQTKEELKAVRGLLVHFPLKFLRNENLLPPLATKEGMAPVGLWT